A segment of the Coregonus clupeaformis isolate EN_2021a unplaced genomic scaffold, ASM2061545v1 scaf1271, whole genome shotgun sequence genome:
tacatatttttttatactggccccccgtgggaatcgaacccacaaccctggcgttgcaaacgccatgctctatcaactgagctacatccctgccggccattccctcccctaccctggacgacgctgggccaattgtgcgccgcccatgagtctcccgggcgcggccggcggcgacagagcctcaCCCAAACAAGATACTACTAGCCTTCTTCCAAACCTCTGAAGGGAGGGACTCTCATGTGATGTGTTTTGTCAGAGCAGTGAATGGGGTGAATATTGCAGCAGGTTTTATCTATTAAGAAGAAAAAAACTACAATCCACACCCATCATTGACTGCTCACCTTTTTACTTCAGCCATACGACAGAGGTGCCGGTCGGGTTGACTTGCTGGCTGTGATTCTCAATGTTCAACTGACTGGACAATTTAACACATTCAATTGGATTTTAAAAGCTGAAAGAGCTGGCTATCATTGCTGACCATGAAGTAAGTcttgtttgttgacattatgACATTCAATTGAGTGCAAGGcctcttttctgtctctctcccctgaaATTTTCAGAATGATTTGAAAATATCATTTGTGGTGTACTGTCTGTACTTGAATTTccacacagttgaagtgtatttTCCACAAATGTACTGAATGAAGAATGTCTACAAAAATATGGTAAAATCAAACAGTTATTGGAAGTTTCACATGTGGTAGTTTGTCAGTCAAAACTATTTTACTTAAATGGGTTTGGCATTAGGTTGTGGCATTATACATAGTGAAGATGAAAATCGTACAAATCACAATTTAATCAGTTCTGTCATAACACATAGTATATTGTATATTTTTTAAGGTAAAAACCCCATTCTACGTAAATCAGAGATCCTCTCAGGGGGAAACCGTACAAATGGAATCCACGCTCTCATGTCTGTTGTCATTCAAAGAAGACGTGATTCCAGCAGAATACATCCAGCCACACTACAAGGAGTCCTACCGGCTTGCCATCTACGCTCTGCTcagtgggggtagagatgtctaCCAGGAGTACCTCAAAGCCGAACAACTCAGTGACTTTCTCTCTGAAGAGGAGATCATCTTCATTTTAGACAATGCAGAGTTGCCAGTCCCAGAGGATGAGGATTCTGAAGCAGTGAAACATGAAAGTAAAGAAAATATCAGAGCTCCCTCCACTTACTTCCCCACTGAGTCAGATGAGGAGGTTCCTGACCTTGACCTCGGCTGGCCAGAGGTCACCAATGAGAACATGGAGACAAACATCAGCCTGCTTTTCCACCCTCCCAGACACAACACACCGACCATCAAAGAGATGATACGTAAACAAATCCAAGATGCAAGACAGGTAATGAGGcacaataatataatttcccatcaATCATTTGCAGTGTCTGGTATTTACTGTTATGGTTTGTACAAATTCACATTACAGGTTTGAATTGCCTTTCTTACAGAGTAGCATTTCCCACAGGTGCACATGTTGAGAAAACATTTAtgttcatttaaaatgtctgTGGCATATCAACCACCTAAGCCTGTCTCAACTTGAACTTGTTTAAACGTAGGCCTACTGAAATGTCAGCTTCACACGTCATGACGGCTTGCCAGGCTTTCTGAAAGGTTTTCACTTATCATCCATACAATTCGATATGTAATTCCAGAAGGTTAAAAAAGTGTGTGTTTGGGTAACAAAAGCCATTGTTACATCTCAAAACGCACATCCAGTACAGTCTGTGCTGTACAAACAGTGCACTTttgaagctactctgaaaatataattgaccaagctaccaattacttcacactggaagaagttaagctacactaaagcaatacttaagaaaaatatagtttacttaactaaagttactttggaaaaagtagttcactacatccaaactactttgtgaaaaATGATCATatataaatctgaaatgtcattgacccaaaattgcaagaacagattaCTCTGGTGTCAGATGTGTAATTAGTCTATTAAACACAAAAAGTGAGAATAAGGCACATGAAAAGTGTTtcgtgagaattaggcaggtctgatgcagAAATATAAATGAAATTCTTGCCTtcttcacccatattttattaGTAGTGTgcagttccagtagttagctacaccactacatggcaAAACAAGTAATTAACTACAGATTTTTTACTACtgcaaaatgtaattaaattactagttgaactacatgtagttcactactccccaacactgcaaTTACTACACATTAAAAGACGAGGCACCTTTTCAGATTTCGTGACCAATTTCTGAGACTTCTACTTTCAATAAACCTCTGCTGTTCACACAACTGATAATTAAGCCTGTTCTTAATCCCTTTTCATTATAGGTTATTGCTATAGCGATGGACATCTTCACTGACGTTGATATTTTTAAGGAGATTGTCAATGCAACTACTAGGGGAGTGGTGGTCTACATACTTCTTGATGACTTCCAATTCAAAAGCTTTCTGAATATGGCTGAGAGCGCAGATGTCCAAATCCAAGATCTCAAGGTAAGGAATTATATTTGAAATACTTCGCAACATTTTAATTAACTATAACAAAAACTTCTACTTCGACCAATGAAATACCACAAGTTTCTACACATGATTTGTGTCTCCCATTACATTGTGTGTATAAAAAATTTGGaagaccttcctaatattgagttgcacccccttttgccctcagaacagcctcaatgcatcagggcatggactctacaaggtgtcgaaagcgtaccacagggatgctggcccatgttgactccaatgcttctcacagttaaagtcaagttggctggatgtcctttgggtggtggaccattcttgatacacatgggaagctgttgagcgtgaaaaacccagcagcgttgcagttcttgacacacttaaaccggtgcgcctggcacctactaccataccctgttcagaggcacttaattattttgtcttgcccattcatcatctgaatggcacacatacacaatccatgtctcaattgtctcaaggcttaaaaatccttctttaacctgtctcctccccttcatctacactgattgaagtggatttaacaagtgacagcaataagggatcatagctttcacctggattcacctggtctacAGTAAGTCATGGAAAGGGCAtgcattcctaatgttttgtacactcagttagCTGAGTGAATGTGGTGAAGTGGTGAAGCACTGTAAGAGCTTAAAGTCCtaatacaattgtatttattttatttagttaacctttattttatcagggcgtcatactgagaccaaggtctcttttaaaTGCATAGcaggagtgtcacgccctggctctggggactcttaaatgttgagccagggtgtggatttgctatgtttagtttttctatgtttttgttctagatcgtttgatctatgttggccagggtggttcccaatcagaggcagctgtagctcgttgtctctgattggggaccatacttaggcagcctgttttgcactagtctttgtgggatcttgatccgtaaaggtttgttgtgttataacctcaggacttcacgtatcgtttgtttgttgtttttgtcgttaagtacgttaaataaaagtatgtacgcttatcacgctgcgccttggtccgtgtcttcagtcaacgatcgtgacaaggagTTTGTCAGTGGCATGACCTTTTAACTATTGGCAGGAGTCTTAGATTAGCAATGACGTTTGCTCCAAACCCTTGGTGGAAATGCAGTAGTCATATACCGGTGCGTCTATTTCCCCTGAAGCATCATCAGTGTACCAACATGCTGGATGACTTCATCCAGGTTTACTTCATGAGTTTTATAGTGCAGTGCCAGGCTTGTTCCTGTTACGCAGTGTCTTTACCATTTGTCTCAATTGGATAGACTGAGAACTTGTTTTTGAGCAAAAACAAAGTATCCCAATGAAAGGTGAAATGTGTTTGTTGTCTTGCTGTAACTCTTAATAATTCCAAACACATTTTCTGGTTGGCCTCCTGTCAATGGTTTTGGGGATGGTTGTCACAAGTTTGATAAGGTTAGAGTTgtagtagttgtgtgtgtgtgtgtgtgtgtgtgtgtgtgtgtgtgtgtgtgtgtgtgtgtgtgtgtgtgtgtgtgtgtgtgtgtgtgtgtgtgtgtgtgtgtgtgtgtgtgtgtgtgtgtgtgtgtgtgtgtgtgtgtgtgtgtgtgtgcgaaaaAATAAATGGTGAGAGATTTTAACTCCGTTCTTCTGTCTTGTTCAGAATTTGCGAGTTCGGACAGTGAAAGGACAGCAGTATATATGTCGATCTGGAGCAAAGTTCCATGGATCTTTGGAGCAGAGGTTTCTATTGGTGGACTGCAAAACAGTGTTGTACGGTACATACAGGTATGTCTAACCTAGTACAACCAACTATGTCCCCTCTATTGCATTTAAAacagaaatctgttcccaaaCTCTTCCTTAACTTGTTAAATACAGTATATTAAATATAATGTTATACATTATGTAGCATACTAACACTTTCTAAAGTATTAATGGAGTTCTATGTATAAGTAACCGGATGACTGCATGTATTTATTATAACACTTTTCTTTTGGTCTCCcttttctccagcttcatgtggtCCTTCGAGAAGATCAACCTCAGCATGGTCCTGGTCGTCACAGGGCAGCTGGTGGGCTCCTACGATGAGGAGTTCAGACGTCTGTTCGCCCGATCCACTCTGCCCGCCACTCTCTCTCAAGAGAAAGACTTCTGGAAAGAGCCGGCAAAGTCCACGTACAACCCTTATCCCGGTCGGCTCTTCGAGAGCAGACTCTCTCTCGACCAGATTCACATGAGATCCCGCGGGAGACAGCTTGGCTTGATGAGTTCTACCGGTCAACAGAAGGACGATCGATACAACAATGGACAGATGGTCACAAGAGGACTGAGCATTCAGGACAGACTGAATCAATCTCACCGCACCGATATGGGGAAACTTGTGAGGGGACACAGCTACGCCGGAGAGCTGCCGCTGAGAGGGAATTCCATAACTCACTTGAGGAATGTAAGAGATTACGCTGGCGGTGCTCACAGTGCCCCTGAGAGAAGCAGACGCAGCGAAGATCCACTGTTACCAGGCAGGGTGAATCATTACACACAGAAGAAGAAGTATGGCATTGGCCAACAGCATCTACTCCCTTACAGCAGTGAGACCTCTCTTAATAGGTGGAAGATCGACTCGTACCTCAATAACAGTGATGTGACCCTAGGGGAGCCAGTTGAGAATCTGCATCTGCCTGACAGTACGCAGAACCCAAACACATCATCCTGTATGAGAACATCAGTCCTCTTCAACAGCCGTCTGGCAGAGCAGTCTGAAACTCCTAACTATATGTCTAAGCACTCTGTGACATCTCCACAAGGCAGTCTATGGATGCTATCTCCACAGGGCAGTCTAGGAGTGACATCCCCACAGGGCGGTCTAGGAGTGACATCCCCACAGGGCATTCTAGGTGGCCTAAGCAACTTCCAACCCCAACTGACCCCTGCTAGATTGAGGGAGAGTCAGACGAGATTGGAAGAGATCAGATGGAAAAGGCTCAGTTTACATGAGTATGAGGAACCTGTCAGCAACTTAAGGCCAGGGCAGAGCCAGGATTCTCTCAGGCTGACTGTTTTGTCTGCTCTCGAAAGAGCTAAAAGAAGGTCGTCAGAGAGAGGCCTGGATAAAAGGCACAGTATGGCAGAGTTATCAGGCAGCTCAGAACACAGTTCTAATCAGGGACCATCCAGCCGCAGAGAGGAACTCAGCCCAGGAGGTCAACAGGAAGAGGAAAAAAGAGTTAGAGACCAAACATATAAACAAACCAACTTCAGTGATGCACAAAGGTCTGTCTCACAATACGACATCAAGACCAAGACAGAGAGGAATCCTCTTGATGACTGGCAAGAGCCTCTCTCCAGGACGATGTCGGCAGCCCAACTGGGAATACAACTAAAGGAGCCTTTGCTCAAGCCCTCCAACTTCAGACCCACTGGACTTAATGTGGAGAGCTCTAAAGCGCTAACGTCTTTGATTGGAATACCAGAGGAGAAGGAGGGCCCCACCAGGAAGAGTCATGGCTCCACTGACCAGCTGGCCAACAGCTCCGACTCAGACAAAGAGAAAACACGCCAAAGTGTGAATCCAGTGAAACCCACAACTTCTGTGAAATCAATAAAGAATATAGTGCATGCCGATGTTTCAGTGGAGAAAATGATGGAGAAAATGCCACACCAGGAAGAAGGAGCAGAACTCCAAAGGCAAAATTAATTCAGATCCACACTTCAAAGGATAGGTTCAGTGAAATCAAAGCATTTAGTGCAGGCTGACATTTCAGAAGAGCAGAGAACCATCTCAGATCCTCCTGGAAAACCGTCAGCTGTGGGACTTACTACATCACCCAAAGGTCATTCGCCAAGCCCTTCCAGGTCATCACACAATGCGGCTGGTAATGAAACCGAAAAGGAACAACAACATAATTCTCCCAACCCAGCAGGTAAATCATAATCTCCTGGGTTAAATACTAGCTGGGTTAGAAGGAGCTTTAGAAAGAAACGTGAACCGGACCAGGACTCCCTGAGCTCCACAAACACTGTGGAGAGTCAAGCATCAATTCATTCAGACAccgggtgtcacgatcgtctgaggaaacggaccaatacgcagcgcgtggagtgaacatgatgactttatttaaataaaagcaaccacgaaaacaacaaacaaatgacgatagtgaagtcctacagtgactatgactgaacctggaacaaaaacccacaaccccaaggtgaaaacacacagtatagatatggctcccaatcagagataacgagccgacagctgacactcgttacctccgattgggagtcattgaccaaacatagaaaacaacaacctagacacccaacatagaacataaacacatagactgcacacaccctggctcaacaataatgagtcccagaaccagggtgtgacagtacccccccctaaaggcgcggactgcgaccgcgcctcaaaacccccaaacaggggagggctgggcgggcatacctcctcggtggcggttctggctccggcctagaccaccaccccaccatagtcactacccgcttacgtagcctcctccaaatgaccaccctccaccttaACCCCACTAGATTAAGGgccagcaccggactaaggggcagcaccaggctaaggggcagcaccggactaagggacagcaccggactaaggggcagcaccgggctggcgacgccagctggcgacgcgcaccgtcagtttggtgcgagtggcaggaacaggccgggtcgggctggcgacgcgcaccgtagacttggtgcgggtggcaggaacaggccggaccgggctggcgacgcgcaccgtcagtttggtgcgagtggcaggaacaggccgggtcgggctggcgacgcgcaccgtagacttggtgcgggtggcaggaacaggccggaccgggctggcgacgcgcaccgtcagtttggtgcgagtggcaggaacaggccgggtcgggctggcgacgcgcaccgtagacttggtgcgggtggcaggaacaggccggaccgggctggcgacgcgcaccgtaggtttggtgcgagtggcaggaacaggccgggtcgggctggcgacgtacaccgtaggcttagtacgtggagcaggaactggccgggctgggctggcgacgcacaccgtaggttctgtgcgtggagcaggaacaggccgggctgggctggcaacgcacaccgtaggccttgtgcgagaggcaggaacaggtcggaccgggctggagacgcgcaccgtccCTTTGGTGCGAGGGGGCCGTACctggccggaccgtactggggacacacaccactggctctacccgggaactggaacgggccggaccggactggatacacacctcagtctctcacgccgtgcctctacatctcctttccctcctttaaccagtagcccccgtaacctggtggcctcttgaattcgccccttctctgcctccgttagccccgtcgtccaagccatgtgccccccaaaaaactttttggggttgcctctcgtccttccaacgatgatggccctgctgacgccaagttgctcctctctcgccagggccttgatcttcccccaaggtcccttgcccccgagcatgtcctcccaggaccacgatttgcccacctgggccatcgccagcctctcgatctccttaccaggcgcttcctcccatgtccagctgtcttgctcctggacacgctgcttggtccttctatggtgggtttttctgtcacgatcgtctgaggaacggaccaatacgcagcgcgtggagtgaacatgatgactttatttaaataaaagcaaccacgaaaacaacaaacaaatgacgatagtgaagtcctacagtgactatgactgaacctggaacaaaaacccacaaccccaaggtgaaaacacacagtatagatatggctcccaatcagagataacgagccgacagctgacactcgttacctccgattgggagtcattgaccaaacatagaaaacaacaacctagacacccaacatagaacataaacacatagactgcacacaccctggctcaacaataatgagtcccagaaccagggtgtgacaccggGCAGAAACGAGCATATAGCCGATTTGAGAGTTATGTTTCATTTGACAACAAGCCATCTGATAAACCGACAACAACTACTACAAACAAATATGACTCAGACAAACACAGGAGTTTGTTTGTGAGACATCCCTCTATTAGTTCCATACACAGCTATCAGACTGAAACTACGCCTAATGAAAATAAGCTTGGCCGATTCATACAACGGGTGGGGAATCTCATCAGCAAGAAGTGAATGTGTAAATGTTGTCTACGATCAAGGCAATAACAGCACTGTTCTATGACAGGGTTTGTATTGTAAATTAGACTGTTAAGAGTC
Coding sequences within it:
- the LOC121566101 gene encoding protein FAM83B-like; this encodes MESTLSCLLSFKEDVIPAEYIQPHYKESYRLAIYALLSGGRDVYQEYLKAEQLSDFLSEEEIIFILDNAELPVPEDEDSEAVKHESKENIRAPSTYFPTESDEEVPDLDLGWPEVTNENMETNISLLFHPPRHNTPTIKEMIRKQIQDARQVIAIAMDIFTDVDIFKEIVNATTRGVVVYILLDDFQFKSFLNMAESADVQIQDLKNLRVRTVKGQQYICRSGAKFHGSLEQRFLLVDCKTVLYGTYSFMWSFEKINLSMVLVVTGQLVGSYDEEFRRLFARSTLPATLSQEKDFWKEPAKSTYNPYPGRLFESRLSLDQIHMRSRGRQLGLMSSTGQQKDDRYNNGQMVTRGLSIQDRLNQSHRTDMGKLVRGHSYAGELPLRGNSITHLRNVRDYAGGAHSAPERSRRSEDPLLPGRVNHYTQKKKYGIGQQHLLPYSSETSLNRWKIDSYLNNSDVTLGEPVENLHLPDSTQNPNTSSCMRTSVLFNSRLAEQSETPNYMSKHSVTSPQGSLWMLSPQGSLGVTSPQGGLGVTSPQGILGGLSNFQPQLTPARLRESQTRLEEIRWKRLSLHEYEEPVSNLRPGQSQDSLRLTVLSALERAKRRSSERGLDKRHSMAELSGSSEHSSNQGPSSRREELSPGGQQEEEKRVRDQTYKQTNFSDAQRSVSQYDIKTKTERNPLDDWQEPLSRTMSAAQLGIQLKEPLLKPSNFRPTGLNVESSKALTSLIGIPEEKEGPTRKSHGSTDQLANSSDSDKEKTRQSVNPVKPTTSVKSIKNIVHADVSVEKMMEKMPHQEEGAELQRQN